One Eubacterium sp. 1001713B170207_170306_E7 genomic region harbors:
- a CDS encoding HDIG domain-containing metalloprotein, with protein sequence MSKTLTRDEALALLEEYNESDALVKHGLAVEGVMRHFARKYGEDEEKWGIVGLLHDLDYEKYPEQHCVKVQEIMQERDLDPEIIRAVASHGYGLCVDIEPQSQMEKVLYTIDELTGLVNATVIMRPSKSVLDLETKSVKKKFKSKGFAAGVNREVIKNGCERLGMDLGDVIEEVILGMREVCDAIDLRGEVEN encoded by the coding sequence ATGTCAAAAACCTTAACCCGAGATGAAGCCCTGGCGCTTCTGGAAGAATACAACGAGAGCGACGCTCTGGTAAAACACGGCCTGGCCGTGGAAGGCGTCATGCGCCATTTTGCCCGGAAATATGGTGAGGACGAAGAAAAATGGGGAATCGTCGGGCTCCTTCATGACCTGGATTACGAAAAGTATCCGGAGCAGCACTGTGTGAAGGTTCAGGAAATTATGCAGGAGCGTGACCTTGATCCGGAAATCATCCGGGCAGTGGCCAGCCACGGCTATGGGCTGTGTGTGGATATTGAGCCCCAGTCGCAGATGGAGAAGGTTCTCTACACCATTGATGAGCTGACCGGCCTGGTTAACGCCACTGTCATTATGCGGCCGTCTAAAAGCGTGCTGGATCTGGAGACCAAGTCTGTTAAAAAGAAATTCAAGAGCAAAGGGTTTGCCGCAGGCGTCAACCGCGAGGTCATTAAAAATGGCTGTGAACGGCTGGGCATGGACCTTGGCGACGTGATCGAGGAGGTCATTCTGGGGATGCGTGAGGTCTGTGACGCCATTGATCTCAGAGGCGAGGTCGAAAATTAA
- the cobT gene encoding nicotinate-nucleotide--dimethylbenzimidazole phosphoribosyltransferase has translation MSLLQETLDKIQKIDEAAKKQSRERIDILLKPVGSLGVLENIAEQLSAITGEVIPDIKKKAVLCFAGDHGVCDEGVSAAPQVFTELMTPMIAAYRTGVGVLSRLAGADVFVYDVGMIPDLPADCDAVDKKIRRGTANMRKEPAMTREEAVKALEIGIEAANEAIGKGYRVLGTGEMGIGNTTPSTAIFAVLGGVDPEEITGVGANLSEDLTKNKAQVIRDAIALNQPDKNDPVDIMAKVGGLEIAAMTGVMLAGAASHVPVVVDGYISTASAAIAIALKPEVKDYLICSHASDEKGAKFGSELLNFAPFLHMDMRLGEGSGAALAFYLLDAAVAMNRDMATYADVNMDVV, from the coding sequence ATGAGTTTATTACAGGAAACTCTGGATAAAATCCAGAAAATTGACGAAGCGGCCAAGAAGCAGTCGAGAGAACGTATTGACATCCTTTTGAAACCCGTAGGGAGCCTGGGCGTTCTGGAAAATATCGCCGAGCAGCTTTCTGCTATTACCGGAGAGGTAATCCCAGACATTAAGAAAAAAGCAGTGCTCTGCTTTGCCGGCGACCACGGCGTTTGCGACGAAGGCGTGTCTGCCGCGCCGCAGGTATTCACCGAGCTGATGACCCCGATGATCGCGGCCTACAGAACCGGTGTCGGCGTGCTCAGCCGCCTGGCAGGCGCCGATGTTTTTGTCTATGATGTGGGCATGATTCCAGACCTTCCGGCAGACTGTGACGCCGTGGATAAGAAAATCCGCCGCGGTACCGCCAATATGCGCAAGGAACCCGCAATGACCCGCGAAGAAGCGGTCAAAGCCCTGGAAATCGGCATTGAAGCCGCTAATGAAGCCATCGGCAAGGGTTATAGGGTTCTGGGAACCGGCGAGATGGGCATTGGCAACACGACCCCGAGCACTGCGATCTTCGCTGTTTTGGGCGGTGTTGATCCAGAGGAAATCACCGGTGTTGGCGCCAACCTTTCCGAAGACCTGACCAAGAACAAGGCACAGGTAATCCGCGACGCCATCGCGTTAAACCAGCCGGATAAAAACGATCCCGTTGATATCATGGCAAAGGTCGGCGGCCTGGAAATCGCCGCGATGACAGGCGTTATGCTCGCAGGCGCTGCCAGCCATGTACCGGTGGTTGTCGACGGCTATATCTCCACCGCGTCCGCGGCCATTGCCATCGCTTTGAAACCTGAGGTCAAGGATTACCTGATCTGCTCGCACGCTTCGGATGAAAAGGGCGCAAAATTTGGCTCAGAGCTGTTAAATTTTGCACCGTTTTTACACATGGATATGCGTTTAGGCGAAGGCAGCGGGGCCGCGCTGGCTTTCTATCTGCTGGACGCCGCAGTCGCCATGAACCGCGATATGGCCACCTACGCAGACGTGAACATGGACGTTGTTTAA
- a CDS encoding ACT domain-containing protein, producing MIRQVSVFIQNSEGRLSEMLKVLKAEDVNIRSLTIAETADYGVVRLILQNTDKGLEALREAHIMANETNVMAVEIPDRPGGMSDMVELLTEGGINIEYAYSFLPQNTSNAIIIFKIDEDDVEKVREAFGKEPHANLLESDELLMK from the coding sequence ATGATTCGACAGGTATCTGTATTTATACAAAACAGTGAAGGCCGTCTGAGTGAAATGCTCAAGGTACTAAAGGCCGAAGATGTAAATATCCGTTCCTTAACCATAGCGGAAACCGCTGACTACGGCGTGGTCCGTCTGATTTTACAGAACACGGATAAAGGACTGGAAGCGCTCAGAGAGGCGCATATCATGGCAAACGAGACGAATGTCATGGCGGTTGAGATTCCGGATCGTCCGGGCGGAATGAGCGACATGGTCGAGCTGCTGACAGAGGGCGGTATCAACATCGAGTATGCTTACTCCTTTCTGCCGCAGAACACCTCCAACGCCATCATCATTTTCAAAATTGATGAGGACGACGTTGAGAAGGTACGGGAGGCGTTCGGCAAGGAACCTCACGCCAACCTCCTGGAAAGCGATGAGCTGCTCATGAAATAA
- a CDS encoding TetR/AcrR family transcriptional regulator, producing the protein MVAKSKKGTLTKQNIINAAKQLFYENGYNKTGIQDIADYANVKLGTITYYFKKKDDMISDIYNTFFMALYDYVSEASEKDLNLYTKYCFALVLYYNAILSAPHNALLYYEVLVKNVDNGGRLSITKTLNRSCLDFLNKSYTDEDLDVIAMAEFGSRKELFINYYEREIEFEKDQMCFYFVKTLFRLMDLDGDMIQNTIKQAFDFLRDKNPEHIRFLV; encoded by the coding sequence ATGGTAGCTAAATCAAAAAAAGGGACGCTCACCAAACAGAACATTATTAATGCAGCCAAGCAGCTTTTTTATGAAAATGGCTATAATAAAACAGGTATCCAGGATATAGCGGATTATGCTAATGTAAAGCTGGGAACAATCACCTATTATTTTAAGAAAAAAGATGATATGATTTCTGATATTTACAATACCTTTTTTATGGCGCTTTATGATTATGTTTCGGAAGCGTCAGAAAAGGATTTGAACCTTTACACCAAGTACTGCTTTGCACTGGTACTGTACTACAATGCAATTTTATCTGCCCCCCACAACGCTCTTCTGTATTACGAGGTGCTGGTTAAGAACGTAGACAATGGCGGACGCCTGTCCATCACCAAAACGCTCAACCGCTCCTGCCTGGATTTTTTAAACAAATCCTATACAGACGAGGACTTGGATGTCATTGCAATGGCTGAGTTTGGTTCCCGAAAAGAACTGTTCATCAATTATTATGAACGCGAAATCGAATTTGAAAAAGACCAGATGTGCTTTTACTTTGTGAAAACACTCTTCCGGCTGATGGACCTGGACGGCGATATGATCCAGAACACCATCAAGCAGGCCTTTGATTTTTTAAGGGATAAAAATCCGGAGCACATCCGGTTTCTGGTTTAA
- the nudC gene encoding NAD(+) diphosphatase: MIQDIEPYRLANEYEPTPPEKDAYILWYKDNDILLRHSDEAISFPRFSDIPPDMAGRYAYLFSVGGDTFYLSEAPEAAFGEDFYLESMQALRRTSPRYLTYAGLVGYQLYNWYRNRRFCGRCGAPMKPAANERMLYCPECGNLEYPKISPAVIVAVMDGDRILMSKYAGRAFKKYALLAGFAEIGETIEETVKREVMEEVGLKVKNIRYYKSQPWPFSDSLLFGFFADLDGNDTITLDENELAVAKWFTREEMPVEADGFSLTNEMMMQFKNGLC; this comes from the coding sequence ATGATACAGGACATTGAACCTTACCGGCTGGCAAACGAATACGAACCCACGCCGCCGGAAAAGGATGCTTATATTTTGTGGTATAAGGATAATGACATTCTTCTCAGACACAGTGATGAAGCCATCTCCTTCCCCCGTTTTTCTGACATTCCGCCGGATATGGCCGGGCGCTATGCCTATCTCTTCTCTGTCGGCGGAGATACTTTTTATCTTTCCGAAGCCCCTGAGGCTGCTTTCGGCGAGGATTTTTACCTTGAAAGCATGCAGGCCCTGCGCCGCACAAGCCCCCGTTACCTGACCTACGCCGGGCTGGTGGGCTACCAGCTTTACAACTGGTACCGGAACCGCCGTTTCTGCGGGCGCTGTGGTGCTCCCATGAAGCCTGCCGCCAATGAGCGCATGCTCTACTGTCCGGAATGCGGCAATCTGGAGTACCCCAAAATCTCTCCTGCCGTTATCGTCGCGGTAATGGACGGCGACCGTATCCTCATGTCCAAATACGCCGGGCGGGCCTTTAAAAAATATGCCCTGCTGGCCGGCTTTGCCGAAATCGGCGAAACCATCGAGGAAACCGTTAAGCGCGAGGTGATGGAGGAGGTCGGCCTTAAGGTGAAGAATATCCGTTATTATAAAAGCCAGCCCTGGCCCTTTTCGGACTCGCTCCTGTTCGGTTTCTTTGCAGACCTGGACGGCAACGACACCATCACCCTGGATGAAAATGAACTGGCTGTCGCCAAATGGTTCACGCGGGAGGAAATGCCTGTCGAGGCCGACGGCTTCAGCCTCACCAATGAAATGATGATGCAGTTTAAAAACGGCCTTTGTTAA